AATGTTCATCGGCGGCTGTGCCGGATCTACTGGTGGCGCGATTAAGTGCGTGCGCATCTATATTCTGCTGAAGCAGGGGTTCCAAGAACTCCGTAAGCTCATCCATCCTCGCGCTGTGCTTCCGGTCAAGCTGGGAGGAAAAGTCATTTCGCCGGACACGCTGAGCGGCATCTGGGGCCTCTTTTTCCTATATCTCCTCATCTTTTCCATGGCATCCTTGGCCCTTTCCATGCTGGGATCAGATATCCTAACCTCGATTTCTGCAGTGGCTACTACGCTCGGCAACGTAGGCCCGGGCCTGGGAACTGTGGGCCCTACGGAAAACTTTGCCCACCTCTCCGTGGCTGCCAAATGGATCTTAACTTTCTGCATGCTCTTGGGGCGCCTGGAAATTTACACCCTTCTGGTCCTCCTGATCCCGGAATTTTGGAAAAAATGAATTGCTTGTCTTTCCTCCTAAGTCGTTGTATATTAACAAAAATAGTGTTAGTGTGAGTGTGAGTAGTTAGTATCAGTATTTTTTCACTCACACTGACACTGACACTCACACTGTCTTTAACATGGCGGGAAAAGAAATCTATCTCATCCTGAAACGTCTGCAAAAAGAAGTCGGGGCTTTACGCGAGGATGTGCAATCCTTAAAGGAAAGCGATTCCCCGGGCTTGTTCGAATTAAGGGGGATGTTAAGGCGCCGCGGGCTGGTTTCCTATCGTGAAAATCCCGTCCACCACCTCCTCTTTCCTCCTACTTTTTCCCATGAAGAGAAGGAGCAATTCTATGACCTTTTCAAAAAGTATTCTTTCCGTCTCTTCCTGCGGGAGGTCCTGAATCGAAAAGGGGGCTTCCGGATTTCCGAAGTGGTGCGGTTTTCCTCCCGGGAGACCGCCCGAAAATACTT
This genomic stretch from Deltaproteobacteria bacterium harbors:
- a CDS encoding potassium transporter TrkG, with the protein product MFIGGCAGSTGGAIKCVRIYILLKQGFQELRKLIHPRAVLPVKLGGKVISPDTLSGIWGLFFLYLLIFSMASLALSMLGSDILTSISAVATTLGNVGPGLGTVGPTENFAHLSVAAKWILTFCMLLGRLEIYTLLVLLIPEFWKK